A single window of Synechococcus sp. CBW1004 DNA harbors:
- a CDS encoding RNA-binding protein codes for MTIYVGNLSFDAEVEDLQSLFSEYGSVRKCSLPLDRETGRKRGFAFVEMAEASDENKAIQDLQDVEWMGRMIRVNKAEPRPSANSGGGRW; via the coding sequence ATGACGATTTACGTGGGCAACCTCTCCTTCGATGCCGAAGTGGAGGACCTTCAGAGCCTGTTCTCCGAGTACGGCTCGGTGCGCAAGTGCAGCCTGCCCCTCGATCGCGAGACCGGCCGCAAGCGCGGTTTCGCCTTCGTCGAAATGGCCGAGGCCAGCGACGAGAACAAGGCGATCCAGGACCTCCAGGATGTGGAGTGGATGGGCCGCATGATCCGGGTCAACAAGGCTGAGCCGCGCCCCAGTGCCAACTCCGGCGGCGGTCGCTGGTGA
- a CDS encoding protein adenylyltransferase SelO family protein produces MIDPMSAPSKTAPSTGTASFADFAQRADYSLMNTLHADPQATADGCDHQAREVFSGHYVPVTPTPLPDPELVAYSSTLFSELGLSEALAHDEPFLRFFAGDLSVARAPMRPVGWATGYALSIYGTEYIQQCPFGTGNGYGDGRAISVFEGLFNGRRWEMQLKGGGPTPYCRGADGRAVLRSSVREFLAQELMHALGVPTSRSLTLVVSRLETVRRPWYGPKSRAFNPDILVDNPAAITTRVAPSFLRVGQVELFARRVRTNAHPGALNELQMIVHHLIERNYRPDIDPTLPFTEQVVALAECFRGRLISLVANWIRVGYCQGNFNSDNCAAGGFTLDYGPFGFCELFDPRFQPWTGGGEHFSWFNQPVAAEANYHMFWAAIRLLLAEQNDALARLDLLREDFRLAMNRELEAMWASKLGLPSADAMLIQELQQLMVASKVDYTIFFRRLSAIPEDISVLKGSFYRPSSEQLETGWAQWLQRWRTQITAGGDTRAASAAMKRINPQFTWREWLVVPAYQQAEHGDFRLIKDLQAVFNSPYEEQSEEVGRTYDRLRPEEFFHAGGVSHYSCSS; encoded by the coding sequence ATGATTGATCCGATGTCAGCCCCCTCGAAGACTGCGCCATCAACAGGAACGGCAAGCTTCGCTGACTTCGCCCAACGGGCTGACTATTCCCTGATGAATACACTGCATGCCGATCCGCAGGCGACTGCGGATGGCTGTGATCACCAGGCCCGCGAGGTGTTCTCCGGTCACTATGTGCCGGTGACGCCCACGCCGCTTCCAGATCCAGAGCTCGTCGCCTACAGCAGCACGCTGTTCAGTGAACTCGGCCTCAGTGAAGCGCTGGCCCATGACGAGCCCTTCCTCCGCTTCTTCGCGGGTGATCTCAGTGTCGCCCGTGCGCCGATGCGCCCGGTTGGCTGGGCGACCGGTTACGCCCTGTCGATCTACGGCACGGAATACATTCAGCAGTGTCCGTTCGGAACTGGCAATGGCTACGGCGATGGCCGCGCCATTTCCGTGTTCGAGGGCCTCTTCAATGGCAGACGCTGGGAGATGCAGCTGAAAGGGGGCGGCCCGACGCCCTATTGCCGTGGGGCTGATGGACGGGCCGTGCTCCGCTCCAGTGTGCGCGAGTTTCTGGCGCAGGAGTTGATGCACGCCCTTGGAGTTCCCACCTCGCGCTCCTTGACCCTGGTTGTCTCGCGACTGGAAACGGTTCGTCGTCCTTGGTACGGGCCGAAGTCCAGGGCGTTCAATCCCGACATCCTGGTGGATAACCCTGCTGCAATCACGACCCGCGTGGCACCGTCGTTCCTGCGGGTGGGTCAGGTGGAACTGTTTGCCCGTCGCGTGCGGACCAATGCGCATCCGGGTGCATTGAACGAACTGCAGATGATCGTGCACCATCTGATCGAGAGGAACTACCGGCCAGACATCGATCCGACGCTGCCCTTCACCGAGCAGGTGGTGGCGTTAGCCGAGTGTTTTCGGGGACGCCTCATCTCCCTTGTGGCCAACTGGATACGCGTTGGCTACTGCCAGGGCAACTTCAACAGCGACAACTGTGCCGCCGGTGGATTCACCCTCGACTACGGGCCCTTCGGCTTCTGTGAGCTGTTTGATCCCCGCTTCCAGCCCTGGACCGGGGGAGGCGAGCATTTTTCATGGTTCAACCAACCTGTCGCGGCCGAAGCCAATTACCACATGTTCTGGGCCGCCATCCGGTTGCTGCTTGCCGAGCAGAACGATGCTCTGGCGAGGCTGGATCTGCTGCGGGAAGACTTCCGTCTTGCCATGAACCGTGAGCTCGAAGCCATGTGGGCGAGCAAGCTCGGCCTGCCCAGCGCTGACGCCATGCTGATCCAAGAGCTTCAGCAGCTCATGGTGGCGTCCAAGGTCGACTACACGATCTTCTTCCGCAGGCTGTCAGCCATTCCAGAGGATATCTCGGTCCTGAAGGGAAGCTTCTATCGACCCAGCTCAGAGCAGCTTGAGACCGGATGGGCGCAGTGGTTGCAGCGGTGGCGCACACAGATCACAGCCGGTGGTGACACCAGAGCGGCGTCCGCAGCGATGAAGCGGATCAACCCTCAGTTCACCTGGCGCGAGTGGTTGGTCGTTCCTGCTTATCAGCAGGCGGAGCATGGCGATTTCCGCCTGATCAAGGATCTCCAGGCGGTGTTCAACTCTCCCTATGAGGAACAATCAGAGGAGGTGGGGAGGACCTACGACCGCCTCAGGCCCGAGGAGTTCTTTCATGCTGGTGGCGTCTCCCATTACAGTTGTTCTTCATGA
- the istB gene encoding IS21-like element helper ATPase IstB — MRQLRLARIRSHSQSIASQAETEGWSHSQFLYSLCEQEVEQRQQARQQRLLRSAQLPWSKALADYDHSGRIEAGPWQELEGLTHQSEWLQRGENVLLFGPSGVGKTHLAIGIVLAQIALDQPCRFYPATALVQELQKARADYNLPQALERLDRYPLLLIDDIGYVRRDEQESSVLFELICHRYERRSLLISANQPFTAWDEIFPSSSMTVAAVDRLVHHCHIVEIGGDSHRRADAERRAGRRRKEQG; from the coding sequence TTGCGGCAGCTGCGGCTGGCACGGATCCGCTCCCACTCGCAGAGCATCGCCTCGCAAGCTGAGACCGAGGGCTGGAGCCACAGCCAATTTCTCTATTCCCTCTGCGAGCAGGAGGTGGAGCAGCGCCAGCAGGCCCGCCAGCAACGGCTGCTGCGTTCGGCCCAGCTGCCCTGGAGCAAGGCGCTCGCGGACTATGACCACAGCGGCAGAATCGAGGCCGGCCCATGGCAGGAGCTGGAGGGGCTGACCCACCAGAGCGAATGGCTGCAGCGGGGTGAGAACGTGCTGTTGTTCGGCCCCAGCGGCGTCGGCAAGACCCATCTGGCGATCGGCATCGTCCTGGCGCAGATTGCGTTGGATCAGCCCTGCCGCTTTTACCCAGCCACGGCACTGGTGCAGGAGCTGCAGAAGGCCCGCGCCGACTACAACCTGCCGCAGGCACTGGAGCGGCTGGATCGCTACCCGCTGCTGCTGATCGATGACATCGGCTATGTGCGGCGCGATGAGCAGGAGAGCAGTGTGCTGTTTGAGCTGATCTGCCACCGCTACGAGCGCCGATCGCTGCTGATCAGCGCCAATCAGCCGTTCACGGCCTGGGATGAGATCTTCCCCAGCAGCTCGATGACCGTCGCGGCGGTGGATCGGCTGGTGCATCACTGCCACATCGTCGAGATCGGCGGCGACAGCCACCGCCGCGCCGATGCCGAACGCCGCGCAGGGAGGCGGCGCAAGGAGCAGGGATAG
- a CDS encoding nitroreductase family protein codes for MQKNLIDGPQSQQIECWTAKQVYVALGTLMTSAALLGVDTCPIEGFSPADYDRILNLERSPYRSCVVCAAGYRDSSDKYAGLAKVRYTPADLIEHR; via the coding sequence ATGCAGAAGAATCTGATCGACGGTCCCCAGAGCCAGCAGATCGAGTGCTGGACCGCAAAACAGGTGTACGTCGCCCTGGGTACCTTGATGACCAGTGCGGCACTGCTGGGAGTGGACACCTGCCCGATCGAGGGCTTCTCCCCAGCCGACTACGACCGAATCCTGAATCTGGAGAGGAGCCCCTATCGCAGCTGCGTGGTTTGCGCTGCTGGTTATCGCGATTCATCCGACAAATACGCCGGACTGGCAAAGGTGCGATACACCCCCGCTGATCTGATTGAGCACCGTTGA
- a CDS encoding IS5 family transposase produces MGFAGYTNKSPFDPSMMVHFRKRFSEDDLKRINELIAERGKAMVIEAVSSRQDDDPPDDPSVDAGTQISIDDFVKPADWPEDKNCGTLTIDASCTPADITYPTDLKLLNEARESTERIIDDLRSQHPDLRKHKPRYDRGRARAAFLNVAKQKKPRRRKTKAAIRRQLDYLQRNLDAIDALIASGASLSGLKTHWWQKLLVISELHRQQTILLYSKTRSMPDRIVNLIQRHVRPIARGKARAAFEFGAKISVSVRNGFAFLHRISWDPYNESEDLISQTKKYKREHGCYPERICADRIYINTKNRNFCTRNNIRLSGKRLGRPPKDPGVNAVHQQQLSADQRKRNEVEGVFGSGKRKYSLQLIMARLPQGAETTISMAFLVMCAEKILRLLRLFFVAIYSWFLCVTTSWLALGGAKKHLPV; encoded by the coding sequence TTGGGTTTTGCCGGCTACACCAATAAATCACCATTCGACCCGTCGATGATGGTGCATTTCCGCAAGCGTTTCTCAGAGGACGACCTCAAGCGGATCAACGAACTGATTGCAGAACGCGGTAAGGCCATGGTGATCGAGGCTGTGTCGTCACGGCAAGATGACGACCCCCCCGACGATCCAAGTGTTGATGCTGGAACCCAGATCTCCATTGACGATTTCGTGAAGCCAGCAGATTGGCCCGAGGACAAGAACTGTGGAACATTGACCATCGATGCCTCTTGCACGCCAGCCGACATCACCTATCCCACTGATCTGAAGCTACTCAATGAGGCGAGGGAGTCAACCGAACGAATCATTGATGATCTGCGCAGTCAGCACCCAGATCTGCGTAAGCATAAGCCTCGATATGATCGAGGCAGGGCGCGTGCTGCTTTCCTCAATGTCGCCAAGCAGAAAAAGCCACGTCGTCGCAAAACAAAAGCCGCAATACGCCGCCAGCTCGACTACCTGCAGCGCAATCTTGATGCCATCGATGCCCTGATCGCCTCTGGCGCAAGCCTTTCGGGTCTCAAGACGCATTGGTGGCAGAAGCTTCTCGTGATCAGTGAGCTGCACCGACAGCAGACGATCTTGCTGTACTCCAAGACACGCAGCATGCCCGACCGCATCGTCAACTTGATTCAGCGACATGTTCGCCCCATTGCTCGTGGCAAAGCAAGAGCCGCTTTTGAGTTTGGTGCCAAAATTAGTGTTTCCGTGCGCAATGGCTTTGCCTTCCTTCACAGGATCAGCTGGGATCCGTACAATGAGTCCGAAGACTTGATTTCACAAACCAAGAAGTACAAGCGAGAGCATGGCTGCTACCCTGAGCGCATCTGCGCCGATCGCATCTACATCAACACTAAGAATCGAAACTTCTGTACGAGGAACAATATCCGACTATCTGGCAAACGACTTGGGAGGCCACCGAAGGATCCAGGAGTCAACGCTGTGCACCAGCAGCAGCTCAGCGCTGACCAGCGCAAGCGAAACGAGGTTGAGGGTGTCTTTGGTTCAGGGAAGCGCAAGTATTCACTTCAGTTGATCATGGCTCGCCTGCCTCAGGGTGCAGAAACGACGATCTCGATGGCATTCCTGGTGATGTGTGCCGAGAAGATCCTGAGGCTCCTCCGCCTCTTTTTTGTCGCGATTTATTCCTGGTTTTTGTGCGTTACAACGTCTTGGCTGGCTCTTGGTGGCGCCAAGAAGCATTTGCCAGTTTGA
- a CDS encoding cyclic nucleotide-binding domain-containing protein produces MAGSLVAEKRIHVVRWLLTTGWLLIIGSLFFDPFTVRFTEPDHPWSPLRLPATCVEVQGRCLTEAAYPLGTTLFWGAVVPSAIFVLLVFGHELWRRICPLSFLSQIPRALGWQRQIETRNPKSGVVRRQVARLPATSWLARHYSALQFGWLFVGLCGRILFFNADRLVLAGWLLFTIAAAIAVGWLYGGKAWCQYFCPMAPVQAIYSTPAGLLGSHAHQSPRSITQSMCRTVLPNGDEQSACVACQQPCIDIDAERMYWARLATPAFAFERYAYVGLVLGYFLYYYLYAGNWDYYFSGAWVRQPDQLAHLLSPGLFLFGKAINLPRLVAVPMVLGFFTWLGWLSGRAIEAWMRRGARHQGEQPEMTRIRHRVFVVATFVVFNLFFLFAGRPLLLLAPDWVQYLFDVAVVVTSSLWLVRSWHRSPALYDRENLAERFRRQLEKLGLDVSRFLEGRSLRDLSPDEVYVLARILPGFGSEQRLEAYKGVVHDALQEGYVNAASSLEVLRRMRQELGISDDAHRQLLDQLGVEDPALLDPDQRRSLEDQVRLSGYRRSLERLLRLQNREVSRALADGVDADPIDPNALEALRRLYSISAGEDEQAREQLAPAEAAARRTALLLQRLGELSQTLAALEHPTLSGFEPLVALARDQLLQRQELCGRSILRGLGTLGSDPLVPELAQRLAATLPGLVEEVLSDDARRRELSAEVLQVLQQPLFSNEPPQPTLSAAQALAELDRLTADPNPSLALAAVVLSAALDAESGRHRAGQLAQDAQAPAWLRQTAAQLLSLEGPWQLAAMPELEKRVVLATSDFFRHTWSDTLDALAEKAEIRAYQSGELITETGDTCRELLLLIEGSARVEHRNGGRCWLEQMRPGQVLDELEVLSNSHSESTIAADMDGTRVLAVPVDSFDATLERDPEFARRVLALETRQLQRLTREVGPAESRPL; encoded by the coding sequence ATGGCGGGCTCGCTGGTGGCCGAGAAGCGCATCCATGTTGTGCGCTGGCTGCTCACAACCGGTTGGCTGTTGATCATCGGCTCGCTGTTCTTTGATCCATTCACAGTCCGCTTCACCGAGCCTGATCATCCCTGGAGTCCACTGCGCCTGCCTGCCACCTGCGTGGAGGTGCAGGGGCGTTGCCTGACCGAAGCCGCCTATCCACTGGGTACGACGCTGTTCTGGGGAGCTGTCGTGCCCTCCGCCATCTTCGTGCTGCTGGTCTTCGGGCATGAACTCTGGCGCCGCATCTGTCCGCTCTCCTTTCTGTCGCAGATTCCCCGTGCGCTCGGCTGGCAGCGTCAGATCGAAACCCGAAATCCGAAATCTGGGGTGGTGCGCCGGCAGGTGGCCAGGCTCCCCGCCACCTCCTGGCTGGCTCGCCATTACTCCGCGCTGCAGTTCGGCTGGCTGTTCGTCGGCCTCTGCGGTCGCATTCTGTTCTTCAACGCCGACCGGCTCGTCCTGGCAGGGTGGCTTCTCTTCACCATTGCCGCAGCGATTGCTGTGGGCTGGCTATATGGAGGCAAGGCCTGGTGTCAGTACTTCTGCCCGATGGCTCCGGTGCAGGCCATCTATTCCACACCGGCTGGCCTGCTCGGCAGCCATGCCCATCAGAGCCCGAGGTCGATCACCCAGTCGATGTGCCGCACGGTGCTGCCGAATGGCGACGAACAGAGCGCCTGCGTGGCTTGTCAGCAGCCCTGCATCGATATCGATGCCGAGCGGATGTACTGGGCTCGTCTTGCCACACCGGCCTTCGCTTTTGAGCGTTATGCCTACGTCGGTCTGGTGCTCGGTTATTTCCTCTACTATTATCTCTATGCTGGAAACTGGGATTATTATTTCTCAGGCGCCTGGGTGCGTCAGCCTGATCAGCTTGCCCATCTGCTGAGTCCTGGTCTGTTTCTGTTCGGCAAGGCGATCAATCTGCCGAGGCTTGTGGCGGTGCCGATGGTCCTGGGGTTCTTCACCTGGCTCGGTTGGTTGTCGGGCCGTGCGATCGAAGCCTGGATGCGCCGTGGCGCCCGCCATCAGGGCGAGCAGCCCGAGATGACACGGATCCGCCACCGGGTGTTTGTCGTCGCCACTTTTGTGGTCTTCAATCTCTTCTTTCTGTTTGCGGGGCGGCCGTTGCTGCTGCTGGCACCTGACTGGGTGCAGTACCTGTTCGATGTGGCTGTGGTGGTCACGAGCAGCCTGTGGCTGGTGCGCAGCTGGCATCGCAGCCCCGCCCTGTACGACCGTGAAAACCTGGCGGAGCGCTTCCGGCGTCAGCTGGAGAAACTCGGTCTGGATGTGAGCCGCTTCCTCGAGGGACGCAGTCTGCGTGATCTCAGTCCCGATGAGGTGTATGTACTCGCGCGGATACTGCCGGGATTCGGCAGTGAACAACGCCTGGAGGCCTACAAGGGCGTTGTGCATGACGCTTTGCAGGAGGGGTATGTCAATGCCGCCAGCAGTCTTGAGGTGCTGCGGCGCATGCGTCAGGAGCTGGGCATTTCCGATGATGCCCACCGCCAGCTTCTCGATCAGCTGGGCGTCGAGGATCCCGCCCTGCTGGACCCTGATCAGCGTCGCAGCCTGGAGGATCAGGTGCGCTTGAGCGGCTACCGGCGTTCGCTCGAACGGCTCCTGCGCCTTCAGAACCGCGAGGTGAGTCGTGCCCTGGCGGATGGCGTCGACGCCGATCCGATCGATCCGAATGCTCTTGAGGCGCTCCGTCGTCTGTACTCGATCAGTGCCGGGGAGGACGAGCAGGCCAGAGAGCAGCTGGCTCCGGCGGAGGCGGCCGCCCGTCGCACGGCCTTGCTGCTGCAGCGGCTCGGCGAACTGAGCCAGACCCTTGCCGCCCTGGAGCACCCCACCTTGTCCGGCTTCGAGCCCCTGGTGGCTCTGGCAAGGGATCAGCTGCTCCAGAGACAGGAACTCTGCGGGCGCAGCATCCTGCGGGGACTGGGCACCCTGGGCTCCGATCCGTTGGTGCCTGAGCTGGCGCAACGGCTGGCGGCAACTCTGCCTGGCCTGGTTGAGGAGGTCCTCTCCGACGACGCCCGGCGTCGAGAGCTCTCAGCGGAGGTGCTCCAGGTGCTCCAGCAACCGCTGTTCAGCAACGAGCCCCCTCAGCCAACGCTCTCAGCCGCCCAGGCCCTGGCCGAACTGGATCGCCTCACCGCCGATCCCAACCCCTCGCTGGCTCTGGCGGCGGTGGTTCTGAGTGCCGCCCTCGATGCGGAAAGCGGCAGGCATCGTGCCGGCCAACTCGCTCAGGATGCGCAGGCACCGGCCTGGCTGCGGCAGACAGCGGCGCAACTGCTGAGCCTGGAGGGGCCCTGGCAGCTGGCCGCAATGCCGGAGCTGGAGAAGCGTGTCGTGCTGGCCACCAGTGATTTCTTCCGACACACCTGGAGCGACACGCTCGATGCGCTGGCGGAGAAGGCCGAGATCCGTGCCTATCAGTCCGGTGAGCTGATCACCGAGACAGGAGACACCTGTCGCGAACTGCTGCTGCTGATCGAAGGAAGCGCGAGGGTCGAGCACCGCAACGGCGGCCGGTGCTGGCTGGAGCAGATGCGGCCGGGGCAGGTGCTTGATGAGCTGGAGGTCCTCAGCAACAGCCACTCCGAGAGCACGATCGCTGCCGACATGGATGGCACACGAGTGTTGGCCGTACCCGTCGATTCCTTTGACGCCACCCTGGAGCGCGATCCCGAGTTTGCCCGCCGCGTCCTGGCACTCGAAACCCGGCAGCTGCAGCGGCTCACCCGTGAGGTCGGTCCGGCCGAATCGCGGCCTCTTTGA
- a CDS encoding transposase produces the protein MYRKHHNGQLSIEAFHLPFGGTLDPDNRWVIFSSLMPWEELEETYAPQFSPTTGAPAKSVRLAFGALFIKQRLGLSDEETVEQIRENAYMQYFWVLPATPINHHSTRR, from the coding sequence ATGTACCGGAAACACCATAACGGGCAGCTTTCAATCGAGGCGTTCCATCTCCCTTTTGGCGGAACATTGGACCCGGACAACCGCTGGGTGATCTTCTCCTCTCTGATGCCATGGGAAGAGCTGGAAGAAACGTATGCCCCTCAGTTCAGCCCCACGACTGGTGCCCCCGCGAAGTCTGTGAGATTGGCATTTGGTGCGCTGTTCATTAAGCAGCGCCTTGGCTTGAGCGATGAGGAAACCGTCGAGCAGATCCGAGAAAATGCATACATGCAGTATTTTTGGGTTTTGCCGGCTACACCAATAAATCACCATTCGACCCGTCGATGA
- a CDS encoding ATP-dependent RecD-like DNA helicase, which yields MTISDEICPSVRVLCPMARGGCGSRTLNVELQQLLNPDPSEQVERFGWRFAPGDKVMQVANDYEKEVFNGDLGTIDSLDADNSELTVLFEGKPVVYGWGELDNLVPAYACTIHKSQGSEYPAVVIPLLTQHYAMLQLRGSSDFDTLADYQAFLAEVRDDYNRPRLCRLEQEKAALRPLPPFRFADYDIEQLTVRRTSTIEVRKVVYSVPPRLIGQRLTVRIFHDRLQLLLGRQLACELERLHGGVERHGRAWSIDLEHLIDALRRKPRALLHCRYQQELFPDERWWQLWQQLRNGGDRDAAARLVVEALYVGCRLAGYEPVLTWLEKAHQRQGLSLAALQQRFRLPPHRPLPTQRIPQHPLQSYDDLLVLRAKAPGSGGRPADPVAAAAAGTDPLPLAEHRLAS from the coding sequence ATGACGATCTCGGATGAGATCTGTCCGTCAGTCAGGGTGCTCTGTCCGATGGCCCGCGGCGGCTGCGGCAGCAGGACCCTCAACGTGGAACTGCAGCAGCTGCTCAATCCTGACCCCAGCGAGCAGGTGGAGCGCTTCGGGTGGAGGTTTGCGCCGGGCGACAAGGTGATGCAGGTGGCGAACGACTACGAGAAGGAGGTGTTCAACGGCGATCTGGGCACGATCGATTCCCTCGATGCCGACAACTCCGAACTGACCGTGCTGTTCGAGGGCAAGCCGGTGGTCTACGGCTGGGGCGAGCTCGACAACCTGGTGCCGGCCTATGCCTGCACGATCCACAAGAGCCAGGGCAGCGAATACCCGGCGGTGGTGATTCCGCTGCTGACGCAGCACTACGCGATGCTGCAGCTGCGCGGCAGCAGCGATTTCGACACGCTCGCTGACTACCAGGCCTTTCTGGCGGAGGTCCGCGATGACTACAACCGTCCGCGTCTGTGCCGGCTGGAGCAAGAGAAAGCGGCGCTGCGGCCACTGCCGCCATTCCGCTTTGCCGACTACGACATCGAGCAGCTGACAGTGCGGCGCACCAGCACGATCGAGGTGCGCAAGGTGGTGTATTCGGTTCCGCCGCGGCTGATCGGCCAGCGGTTGACGGTGCGGATCTTCCACGACCGGCTGCAACTGCTGCTCGGCCGCCAGCTGGCCTGCGAACTGGAGAGGCTCCACGGCGGTGTCGAACGGCATGGACGGGCGTGGAGCATCGATCTGGAGCACCTGATCGATGCCCTGCGCCGTAAGCCGCGGGCCTTGCTGCACTGCCGCTATCAGCAGGAGCTGTTCCCCGATGAGCGCTGGTGGCAGCTGTGGCAGCAGCTGCGCAATGGCGGCGACCGTGACGCCGCCGCCCGCCTGGTGGTGGAAGCCCTGTATGTGGGCTGCCGGCTGGCCGGTTACGAGCCGGTTCTGACCTGGCTGGAAAAGGCCCACCAACGGCAGGGGCTGTCGCTGGCGGCGCTGCAGCAACGCTTCCGGTTGCCGCCCCATCGCCCCCTGCCCACGCAACGCATCCCTCAACACCCCCTGCAGAGCTATGACGATCTCCTCGTCCTCCGTGCCAAGGCCCCAGGCAGCGGAGGCCGCCCTGCCGATCCTGTTGCGGCAGCTGCGGCTGGCACGGATCCGCTCCCACTCGCAGAGCATCGCCTCGCAAGCTGA
- a CDS encoding cupin domain-containing protein, whose translation MAAGITVTSNPDPAELQSLGVKSWPTWGCGVSTFPWTYDEQETCLLLEGDVTVIPDGGEPVRFGAGDLVVFEQGLSCTWDVQAPVRKHYRFG comes from the coding sequence ATGGCAGCTGGCATCACGGTCACGTCCAACCCGGATCCGGCGGAGCTGCAGAGCCTGGGCGTGAAGAGCTGGCCGACCTGGGGCTGTGGGGTCAGCACCTTCCCCTGGACCTACGACGAGCAGGAGACCTGTCTGCTGTTGGAGGGAGATGTCACTGTCATCCCCGATGGCGGTGAGCCAGTGCGGTTCGGAGCCGGTGATCTGGTGGTGTTCGAGCAGGGCCTGAGCTGCACCTGGGACGTGCAGGCCCCGGTGCGCAAGCACTACCGGTTCGGCTGA
- a CDS encoding mechanosensitive ion channel family protein yields MPWLRRRCGPRSAGLLALLLMLLLVVTGAGVGGLIPSVHAVAAVSPGSPGSGGIPPIAGPVALDPAPAAGNSKASRPAGAPPDEHWVTLDGQRVIEIRVAAGAQEPAALARQATQELKKLADDPLLRPDQLVVVEHPPYWMVAQRMADGTTQPRLAVDARAASSFGLSQQALAERYRDQLRAAIRRYRRSHSLQSWLRGTALAAALLGVYLLWLHWQRRLHRGLRRTLLARCPGLRLGPTQLLEPAQLRRLLLILLNLLHWALLLLVSYLLIPLLLGFFPPTQELAAGLRGQILAAVGGLGSLLLAQVPALLAIGLILAVTALLMRASNAWFQALDQGRVRLPGFYPEWGRPTGRIAAVLIVLAGLVTAYPYVPGAGSKTFQGAGLFVGVLAALGSSAVATNVISGVMLIYTRGFQEGDRVEINGVLGVVQDRALLVTRILTPRQEVVSIPNATVIGASIVNYSLAQRESGVPVAVATTVTIGYDVPWRQVHALLLEAATETEGISDDPAAFVLQTSLNDFHISYELNAHVREVSLYRQSLSRLLGAIQDRFAAAGVEILSPGYHAVRNGNRSTVPPASA; encoded by the coding sequence ATGCCGTGGTTGCGCCGTCGTTGCGGGCCGCGTTCCGCCGGGCTGCTCGCCCTGCTTCTGATGCTGTTGCTGGTGGTCACCGGCGCCGGCGTTGGCGGGCTCATCCCTTCGGTTCATGCCGTTGCGGCGGTGTCCCCTGGGTCGCCCGGCTCCGGTGGCATCCCTCCCATCGCCGGCCCTGTGGCCCTGGATCCGGCGCCGGCTGCAGGGAATTCCAAGGCGTCCCGACCGGCAGGGGCACCACCGGATGAGCACTGGGTGACGCTCGATGGCCAGCGTGTGATCGAGATCCGGGTGGCAGCCGGAGCCCAGGAACCGGCGGCTCTGGCCCGCCAGGCCACCCAGGAGCTGAAGAAGCTTGCGGACGATCCGCTGTTGCGTCCGGACCAGCTGGTGGTGGTGGAGCATCCGCCCTACTGGATGGTGGCGCAGCGGATGGCCGATGGCACCACCCAGCCGAGGCTGGCGGTGGATGCGCGGGCGGCGAGCAGTTTCGGCCTGTCACAGCAGGCGCTGGCGGAGCGGTACCGCGATCAGCTGCGGGCGGCGATCCGCCGCTACCGCCGCAGCCACAGCCTGCAGTCCTGGCTGCGAGGCACCGCCCTCGCTGCAGCGCTGCTGGGGGTGTATCTGCTCTGGTTGCACTGGCAGAGGCGCCTGCACCGTGGCCTTCGCCGCACCCTGCTGGCCCGCTGCCCGGGCCTGCGCCTCGGGCCCACCCAGCTGCTGGAGCCGGCCCAGCTGCGTCGCCTGCTGCTGATCCTGCTCAACCTGCTGCACTGGGCCCTGCTGCTCCTGGTGAGCTACCTGCTGATCCCGCTGTTGCTCGGGTTCTTTCCACCCACCCAGGAGCTGGCGGCGGGCTTGCGCGGCCAGATTCTCGCGGCCGTCGGCGGGCTCGGCAGCCTTCTGCTCGCCCAGGTGCCCGCGCTGCTGGCGATCGGTCTGATCCTTGCGGTCACGGCCCTGCTGATGCGGGCCAGCAATGCCTGGTTCCAGGCGTTGGACCAGGGGCGGGTGCGCCTGCCGGGGTTCTATCCGGAATGGGGCCGTCCGACGGGCCGGATCGCAGCGGTCCTGATCGTGCTGGCCGGGCTGGTGACGGCCTATCCCTACGTCCCCGGCGCCGGCAGCAAGACCTTCCAGGGCGCGGGCCTGTTCGTGGGGGTGCTGGCAGCCCTCGGATCGAGTGCGGTGGCCACCAATGTGATCAGCGGTGTGATGCTCATCTACACCCGAGGCTTCCAGGAGGGGGATCGGGTGGAGATCAACGGTGTCCTGGGCGTGGTGCAGGACCGGGCGCTGCTCGTCACCCGTATTCTCACGCCGCGCCAGGAGGTGGTGAGCATCCCCAATGCGACCGTGATCGGGGCTTCGATCGTCAACTACAGCCTTGCGCAGCGGGAGTCCGGCGTGCCCGTGGCGGTGGCCACCACGGTCACCATCGGCTACGACGTGCCCTGGCGCCAGGTCCATGCTCTGCTGCTGGAGGCCGCCACCGAGACGGAGGGCATCAGCGACGATCCAGCTGCCTTTGTGCTGCAGACCTCCCTCAATGATTTCCACATCAGCTATGAGCTCAATGCCCATGTGCGGGAGGTGAGCCTCTACCGCCAATCCCTTTCGCGGCTGCTCGGAGCGATCCAGGACCGCTTCGCCGCCGCCGGCGTGGAGATTCTCTCGCCGGGCTATCACGCCGTCCGCAACGGCAATCGCAGCACGGTTCCACCGGCCTCCGCCTGA